A window of Magnolia sinica isolate HGM2019 chromosome 13, MsV1, whole genome shotgun sequence genomic DNA:
ATGTTTGAACATCCACCCACAAGTATGATGTCGCTTATGTCTTCAACAGCTACTTTTGCATCATGCACACACTGCATTATGAGACTTCCACATTTTTCAAACACTTGGCTATTAACCTCTTCGAATTCCTCACGGGTCAATGCCGTAGATATTTTAGTCCCATTCCCAAGATCGACGTTTATGGGAACGCTGGTTTGGGAAGAGAGTTTATGAATCGCATCCTGGGTTGCAACCCGCAGCAGACCCATTGATTTGATTTCACCTAAACTGAGGCTTGAAAAAGAATGATCCAAATCCGGCATGAGATGATGCATGACATTTAGAAGAATATCTTCACCCCCCACGGCACTGCCTAACAATGCCTTGATTTGGGAAACCCCTCCCGCTGTAGCTGTTATAGCAACGTCACAGTACCCTGCACCCATATTGAAAACAAGCGCAACCTTCTCAAGTCCGCTCCCCATATTGTCATGGaccatctgctgctgctgctgtgcgtaTAGAAGTGCTACAGCAGTTGGTTCCGGCATTAGCCTTAGGACTTGCAAACCAGCCATGGCGCACGCCCGCTCGATTCGGGTCAGCTGAAAGCGACTGAAGGAAACTGGGATAGTCAGAACGACATCACGTACAGATCGTTTCAGCTGAACCTCAGCCATGGCTCTTAGTTCCACTAGAAATATTGCCAGCACTTCCTCCGGCGTAGTGGATCTCCAGACATTGTTTACCAAGGCTGCGATGAAGGGTCGAACCCCAATACCCAACGTCTGTACCAGAAAAGGAAGGGTTTTGCTTGCATGAAGGACTGGGTCTGTATCCAATCTGCCCACCAAGCGTTTCATGTTAAAGACAGCACTCCCTGACAGTATTTCGTACTCATCATGGCCCAGTACCTCGCTTACTCCTCCTGAAGGGACTTCATCTTTGAAGATGACATACGAGCGCATTAACTTCTGGTTCCTGGTGTTTTTAAGCAGTTCCACACGCGATCCATTCCATATTGCAACACTGCATTGCGAGGTCCCAATATCGATCCCAATTGCGGGCTCTGAAAGAAAAGGGGCTTGTTTGTCATCCCCAGTTGTTTCGCTGTCGGATGCCACAGTGTATGCTGGTTCAGCCATTCCTACATGATGAAATATCATTATTAGACAAAGAAAAATGCCCTACAAGAGCAGGCAACCATCAGTTTCAACATATGAGCAAGTATAAAATAGCTATGAAGGGAGCAGGAACACGGTTTCAAGCATGACTGAAAAGCAAGAGCGGCACCTGGGTAGAAAGGTTTGTGTACTAATATGCACTGAGCTTTGGCTAATCATAAGATGACATAGTTATAATTTCACGTCGCACCGAGCTCTGGCTAATAATAAGATGACACGGTTATAATTCCTacttaaaggggaaaaaaaaaaacaaacacgaTGAacctcctatatatatatatatagggaagagAAACTAAGCCTAGATATAACAGTTGCAAGTAGGACTGTAAATGGATTGAATTCAAAGCAGAACTGTGCATAGCCGAATCTGATCCGATTAAAAAATAACCAATATCTGAATTCAATCCAATATCTAATGGATCCTTTAAAAAAACACTAGTGAAATTCAAATTTGTTAAAGATACAAAAATTCATATTTGATCCAGTTAAGAATGTTGATTCAAATTTCCCTATTTATACAGTAATTCATTAGAGAATAATATTTTTCCCTAAACCAATAAACCTCTCATCAAAACCTGATTACACATTTTAagcatcaccattaaaaacagatCAGATCTTTTATGTGTCAAATCAGATATTTATTGAGTTGAATCATGCTATGTCTGAATCCAATCTGAAAACAAACGGATCCTGATTTCAATATCTGAATTTGATCCAATTGATCCCATTGATAATTCAAATCAGATTTAATAGGTAGGATCCAATTCCACTAGGATATTGAACAATCTGGTTCAAGATTTgatccattgacagccctagttgcAAGACAGTTTCAACCGTTAAACAAAAAATGTTACCACATTATGAAATCATATCATTGATGCAGCCTTCACCCTAGTTTCTTTATTCAACACTTCAAATGCTGTCTCTTCCAGTGAGAAAATCAAAATATTGATCATCTGGATTTTGATCAATATTGAGAAAACGCATGTACATGAAGCTTCTAATCGATATTGATAAAATCCATATTGGCAATGTTGAGAAAATCAAGATCGATCATCTGAAAATGAAGTATACATGAAGACCATGACTGTTGCATCTTGACCTTCAAATCAAACGCCATCCTGCCAAAGCTCTTCAGCTATCAGGCATGACAAATTTCAGCTTTCTAATTGCAGGATCTTCCCTTAAGGAAGACTTCCGGAATAGGTTTTTAACGTATCTATAATTGTAAAATTACAGTCCAGGTACTTCACTCACAAAACTAAGAGAATAAAGCAAATACTAACTAATATATAGCACTTGCTTTGAATCTGATGTATTGCTAGCAGTATCAAGAAACAGGTTGAACAGCTCATTTGAGAGGTCTATACCTCTTCGAATGCCTTGAGCTGCTGCCAGCTTCAAGACCTGGGAGTACAACAAGAAAGTGCACCAGAAGCCTTTGGCAATATAAAAGGCATTTGCCAGGTTGACACTTGGGAAGCAGGCCCAGTGTAACAAGCTCCCACTGCAACTGATTTTTCACCAAAGCTCTATACAGCAGAAGATGCTGAGTGGACTCTTAAGGCCTCATTTTCCTTTGGATATTTTGTTGAACGACTTGGTGTATTTCTCTCTGGCCTTCCATATTTTGTTAATGAAAAGACCTTGTGCccaccaaaacaaaacaaaatacaataaataaattaaaaaaaaaaaaaaaaaaacaaaaggcatTCCAAGATGGAGATCCAATGGAAAGAAATTCCATGAAAACTAAGACATTGTCCCCTAAATCACACAAGAATATAATCCCTTGACTCTTTAGGGCAAGGTTTAAAGTATAGTCCGAAACCAAAACATATCACCCGATACAATACCAGTATCAGACATTAATGCTTTGGGTGTCGGTCCTGTATTGGCCCAAAACATCCCAATAGGGGCAATACATAATGGTATGTTACATAACACACCCATTTCAAACCTTGGTTGGAGGTGCTTAGTACTTGGGAGGTAACCAATATTGCAAGTAGAACAGTGATCAAAATTCAAACAGTCACAAATGACAATGACAAGACCAGTTTTCAGCATACAATCCCAACACcaaaatacaatcaaacatagcATGGTAGCAATGCAAGTATGGCAGTGACACATCACCAAGGTCTCAAACACAACTTTAAAAGACTAGCCTCAGTTTATTGTATACAACCATGTTCACCTGAGAATCAAATGCaggataaaatgagatgaacattGAGAAGAAATACTCCTAACTTCACCGTCCCAGGCGTGATTCCCGCATCCAAGAAATAAGAATCAGCCAACCATAAGTCTACGATAAGAAAAACTTCAACATTATACGAATTTCTAGGCTCAGCTTGATGGTCAAAGCTGGTCACATGCCGCTTTCTTTCAAGCAGGACTCAGCTCTCACACAGGAAATTTACAAAGCACCTGATCTACTGAATTGCTTTCTTGAATCAGAACAAAGTAAGAGTTTGACATTTTGCACATTTCTAGCATCTACTTGCATGGGCAACTAATTTTGGTTTCCCTGATTAAGCACTGCGATAAAGTGAAATTCGAAACTGAAGCAATCTCACTTCACTTGAAGCGAATGGTCAGTTCCAAATTGCAATAACATTAGCATTGATTAAGGGGCAAAGTTCCAAATTACAAATATGCCACTTTCAAGTCTGACTTGAAAGGAATGTAAACTGCAGTTTGAGATAGACCTCCTGAACGAAGGCTAAGGTCATTCCAGTTAGATCAATCACAATGTCCATAGTTCCAACCGATTCACGAATGCCATCTTatgaatagtgcatccaaacacagccgaTAGTCCAGGCCACATAGATGAATGGCAACATCAATCTACTAGCTAGCAAATGGCCTGCGTTCCAAAAGTCACATGCAAAGGATGATCTTCACCTTTAATTGGTCACATTTGATGGGTGGTCGAAGACGACCCACATTGAATGGGAAATATTGACAGTCAAGATTTTCTgtgaagtgtgatttctggaccGTGGAGATCAATGGTTTGCTCTACTACTTTTATATCAGAAatttaacaaaagaaaa
This region includes:
- the LOC131222611 gene encoding heat shock 70 kDa protein 8; this encodes MAEPAYTVASDSETTGDDKQAPFLSEPAIGIDIGTSQCSVAIWNGSRVELLKNTRNQKLMRSYVIFKDEVPSGGVSEVLGHDEYEILSGSAVFNMKRLVGRLDTDPVLHASKTLPFLVQTLGIGVRPFIAALVNNVWRSTTPEEVLAIFLVELRAMAEVQLKRSVRDVVLTIPVSFSRFQLTRIERACAMAGLQVLRLMPEPTAVALLYAQQQQQMVHDNMGSGLEKVALVFNMGAGYCDVAITATAGGVSQIKALLGSAVGGEDILLNVMHHLMPDLDHSFSSLSLGEIKSMGLLRVATQDAIHKLSSQTSVPINVDLGNGTKISTALTREEFEEVNSQVFEKCGSLIMQCVHDAKVAVEDISDIILVGGCSNIPKIRSLVLGLCKREEYYDRMNALEAAVCGAALEGAVASGITDPSGNLDLLTIQATPMSLGIQADGDRFVPIIHRNTTIPARKDLFFTTAHDNQTEALIVVYEGEGKKVAENHVLGYFKIVGIPPAPKGTPEISVCMDIDAANVLRVLAGVIPGAQGPAAPFVEVRMPTVDDGHGWCTEALRKMYGSSLDLSTVPKKIPQ